Proteins from a single region of Paramormyrops kingsleyae isolate MSU_618 chromosome 9, PKINGS_0.4, whole genome shotgun sequence:
- the LOC111844520 gene encoding calcium homeostasis modulator protein 6 — protein sequence MDKFKLLSSFVQKQQTTLGFSLVALLTAGGEQIFSTVVFRCPCNSWNLVYGSVFLFVPALVLLALGYIINNKTWRLFTGLCKGAQQQCHFKQALTRWQVFLQISISAVVAPVSWIAVALLNGVYFECTLTGVNATLFREHLCSGKTKACLEELNLFPCGKGSVPAAERDDVLLGIRAESQVLGWLLIAAVTVFGLLFTCVAKCKSPVSYLQLKFWQEYTNKESSLLEKHMAQNAECLAERNLKSFFQQTPPEPVLTPSNKAWQKISSLYSFSTKHQNYSLLQKYVETAHGDKCMSQKSDPGEPAPAALGFVDEGKTMF from the exons ATGGACAAATTTAAACTACTGAGCAGTTTCGTCCAGAAACAGCAGACCACCCTGGGCTTCAGCTTGGTGGCCTTGCTGACGGCGGGTGGAGAGCAGATTTTCTCGACCGTGGTTTTTAGATGTCCCTGTAATTCCTGGAATTTAGTGTACGGGAGCGTGTTCCTCTTCGTTCCTGCCCTCGTGCTTCTTGCCCTCGGATACATTATAAACAACAAGACCTGGAGGCTGTTCACGGGTTTATGCAAAGGCGCACAGCAACAGTGCCACTTCAAGCAGGCTTTGACCCGATGGCAAGTGTTCCTGCAGATCTCCATCAGCGCGGTGGTCGCCCCCGTCAGCTGGATCGCAGTGGCGCTTCTCAACGGCGTTTACTTCGAGTGTACCCTGACTGGGGTGAACGCGACCCTTTTCAGGGAACACCTCTGTTCCGGGAAAACGAAGGCTTGTCTGGAGGAGCTCAACTTATTCCCCTGTGGGAAAGGTTCTGTGCCCGCGGCCGAGCGTGATGATGTGCTGCTCGGCATTCGTGCGGAGTCACAG GTTTTAGGCTGGCTGCTGATTGCTGCCGTCACTGTGTTTGGCCTCCTGTTCACCTGTGTGGCCAAGTGCAAATCCCCGGTGAGCTACCTGCAGCTGAAGTTCTGGCAGGAGTACACCAACAAGGAGAGCTCTCTCTTGGAGAAGCACATGGCGCAGAATGCGGAGTGCCTGGCCGAGAGGAACCTCAAGAGCTTCTTCCAGCAGACGCCCCCAGAACCTGTGCTGACGCCTTCTAATAAAGCCTGGCAGAAGATCTCCTCCCTGTACAGTTTTAGCACCAAGCATCAAAACTACAGCCTTCTGCAGAAGTATGTGGAGACGGCGCACGGTGACAAGTGCATGTCCCAGAAGTCGGACCCCGGAGAGCCCGCCCCTGCAGCGCTTGGCTTCGTGGATGAAGGAAAGACAATGTTTTAA